The following proteins are encoded in a genomic region of Saccharopolyspora antimicrobica:
- the folP gene encoding dihydropteroate synthase — protein MAIVNRTPDSFYDRGATFEEDAAKTAVERAVTEGADVIDIGGVTASPGAEVDADEEIRRVLPTVEWIKATYPDVLISVDTWRHEVADAVCRAGADIINDAWGAADPEILDVAATYSAGYICTHSPRTPRSVPVRSDYEDVVRDVVTATVRLAELAESRGVPRAGILIDGTGYGKNTTDHLTLVARTEEIVAAGWPVLMALSNKTFVRESLDLDVADRDELLTGTLAATALAARAGAAMFRVHQALQTRRTLEMVACINGTRTPARAQEWIS, from the coding sequence ATGGCCATCGTCAACCGCACACCGGACTCCTTCTACGACCGCGGCGCCACCTTCGAGGAGGACGCCGCCAAGACCGCCGTCGAGCGGGCCGTCACCGAGGGCGCCGACGTGATCGACATCGGCGGGGTGACCGCGAGCCCGGGCGCCGAGGTGGACGCCGACGAGGAGATCCGGCGGGTGCTGCCCACCGTCGAGTGGATCAAGGCCACCTACCCGGACGTGCTGATCAGCGTCGACACCTGGCGGCACGAGGTCGCCGACGCGGTCTGCCGGGCAGGCGCGGACATCATCAACGACGCGTGGGGCGCCGCCGATCCCGAGATCCTCGACGTCGCGGCGACCTACTCCGCCGGCTACATCTGCACCCACTCCCCGCGCACGCCCCGCTCCGTGCCCGTCCGCTCGGACTACGAGGACGTCGTGCGGGACGTGGTGACGGCGACCGTGCGGCTGGCCGAGCTCGCCGAGTCCCGGGGCGTTCCGCGCGCGGGCATCCTGATCGACGGCACCGGGTACGGCAAGAACACCACTGACCACCTCACCCTCGTCGCCCGCACCGAGGAGATCGTCGCCGCGGGCTGGCCCGTCCTGATGGCGCTGTCCAACAAGACCTTCGTCCGGGAGAGCCTGGACCTCGACGTGGCCGATCGCGACGAGCTGCTCACCGGCACGCTGGCGGCCACCGCGCTCGCGGCCCGCGCCGGTGCGGCGATGTTCCGCGTGCACCAGGCCTTGCAGACCCGGCGCACGCTGGAGATGGTGGCCTGCATCAACGGCACCCGGACGCCCGCGCGGGCGCAGGAGTGGATTTCGTGA
- a CDS encoding metalloregulator ArsR/SmtB family transcription factor, with the protein MDEVAKAIADPVRRQILEMLRNARLSAGEIAERFEISRPAVSRHLRVLRESGLVRDELVGRRRLYVLDAARFTELIEWLAPFVPPVGWERRLDALETEVHRTRRERRTAAHRHD; encoded by the coding sequence GTGGACGAGGTGGCGAAGGCGATCGCGGATCCGGTGCGGCGCCAGATCCTGGAGATGCTGCGGAACGCCCGGTTGTCCGCGGGGGAGATCGCGGAGCGGTTCGAGATCAGTCGCCCGGCGGTCAGTCGTCACCTGCGGGTTCTGCGGGAGAGCGGGCTGGTGCGCGATGAGCTCGTCGGCAGGCGGCGGCTCTACGTGCTCGACGCCGCGCGGTTCACCGAGCTGATCGAATGGCTCGCTCCGTTCGTTCCGCCCGTCGGCTGGGAGCGCCGCCTCGACGCGCTGGAAACCGAGGTCCACCGGACCCGCCGCGAGCGCCGGACGGCGGCACATCGACACGACTGA
- the catC gene encoding muconolactone Delta-isomerase: MLFQVRMDVHLPHDLDPEARTELLAREKAYSQDLQRAGKWPHIWRIAGEYANISIFDVDSNDELHTLLSGLPLFPHMSIHVTPLATHPSDINA, encoded by the coding sequence GTGCTGTTCCAGGTCCGAATGGACGTCCACCTGCCGCACGACCTCGACCCCGAGGCCCGCACCGAGCTGCTGGCCAGGGAAAAGGCCTACTCCCAGGACCTCCAGCGCGCGGGCAAGTGGCCGCACATCTGGCGCATCGCGGGCGAGTACGCGAACATCTCGATCTTCGACGTGGACTCCAACGACGAGCTGCACACCCTCCTGTCGGGCCTGCCGCTGTTCCCGCACATGAGCATCCACGTGACGCCGCTGGCCACCCACCCGTCGGACATCAACGCCTGA
- the catA gene encoding catechol 1,2-dioxygenase → MSTTDETATAAASGAAATERFHHDKSPYDAVRDTPKERVDLLAREVLGAIHETIRRHQVTYDEYNALKAWLIQVGEDGEWPLFLDVWVEHVVEDVATADRQGSKGSIEGPYYVPNAPERGADADLPMRDGEAGTPLLWEGSITSVDGTPLAGTVELWHADADGYYSQFAPGIPEWNLRGSFTTGPDGKFRIRTIQPAPYQIPTDGACGKLIAAAGWHAWRPAHLHVKVSAPGHQELIAQLYFPGDPHNADDIANAVKPELILAPVGQDDGSARIDYGFALDRQED, encoded by the coding sequence ATGAGCACCACCGACGAGACCGCCACCGCAGCCGCTTCCGGAGCCGCCGCGACCGAGCGCTTCCACCACGACAAGTCTCCCTACGACGCGGTTCGCGACACCCCGAAGGAGCGCGTCGACCTGCTGGCCCGCGAGGTCCTCGGCGCGATCCACGAGACGATCCGCAGGCACCAGGTCACCTACGACGAGTACAACGCGCTGAAGGCGTGGCTGATCCAGGTCGGCGAGGACGGCGAGTGGCCGCTGTTCCTGGACGTGTGGGTGGAGCACGTGGTCGAGGACGTGGCCACCGCCGACCGCCAGGGCAGCAAGGGCTCGATCGAGGGCCCGTACTACGTCCCGAACGCCCCCGAGCGCGGCGCGGACGCCGATCTGCCGATGCGCGACGGCGAGGCGGGCACCCCTCTGCTGTGGGAGGGCTCGATCACCTCCGTCGACGGCACGCCGCTGGCGGGCACCGTCGAGCTGTGGCACGCCGACGCCGACGGCTACTACAGCCAGTTCGCCCCGGGCATCCCGGAGTGGAACCTGCGCGGCAGCTTCACCACCGGCCCGGACGGCAAGTTCCGGATCCGCACGATCCAGCCGGCGCCCTACCAGATCCCGACCGACGGTGCGTGCGGCAAGCTGATCGCCGCGGCGGGCTGGCACGCGTGGCGTCCCGCGCACCTGCACGTGAAGGTCTCCGCGCCCGGTCACCAGGAGCTCATCGCGCAGCTGTACTTCCCCGGCGACCCGCACAACGCCGACGACATCGCCAACGCGGTGAAGCCGGAGCTGATCCTCGCGCCGGTCGGCCAGGACGACGGCAGCGCTAGGATCGACTACGGATTCGCGCTCGACCGGCAGGAGGACTGA
- a CDS encoding mandelate racemase/muconate lactonizing enzyme family protein, translated as MKITAVEAIPFAIPYAKPLKFASGEVATAEHVLIRVHTEDGIVGVAEAPPRPFTYGETQAGIVAVVESLFAPQVTGLRVTEREVARARLGRTVGNPTAKAAIDMAMWDAFGKTVGLGVSELLGGYTDRLRVSHMLGFDEPAAMVAEAERMIATHGIRTFKVKVGRRPVDLDIAVVRALREAFGDGVELYVDGNRGWTPAESMRAMRRLADLDLLFAEELCAADEVLGRRWLVGHLDVPFIADESAVTPADITREVLGGSATAISIKTARTGFTGSQRAHHLAEGLGVEVVMGNQIDGQLGTACTIAFGAAHQRTSHRAAELSNFLDMTDDLLTEPLLITDGELRVRPGAGIGVEIDPDKLARYRTS; from the coding sequence GTGAAGATCACCGCGGTGGAGGCGATCCCGTTCGCCATCCCGTACGCCAAACCGCTGAAGTTCGCCTCCGGCGAGGTGGCCACCGCCGAGCACGTGCTGATCCGCGTGCACACCGAGGACGGCATCGTCGGCGTGGCCGAGGCACCGCCCCGCCCGTTCACCTACGGCGAGACCCAGGCCGGGATCGTCGCCGTCGTCGAATCGCTCTTCGCGCCGCAGGTCACCGGGCTCCGCGTCACCGAACGCGAGGTCGCCCGCGCCCGGCTCGGCCGCACCGTCGGCAACCCGACCGCCAAGGCCGCCATCGACATGGCGATGTGGGACGCCTTCGGCAAGACCGTCGGGCTCGGCGTCAGCGAGCTGCTCGGCGGCTACACCGACCGCCTCCGGGTCAGCCACATGCTCGGCTTCGACGAGCCCGCCGCGATGGTCGCCGAGGCGGAGCGGATGATCGCCACCCACGGCATCCGCACCTTCAAGGTGAAGGTCGGCCGCCGCCCGGTCGACCTGGACATCGCCGTGGTGCGCGCCCTGCGCGAGGCGTTCGGCGACGGCGTGGAGCTCTACGTCGACGGCAACCGCGGGTGGACCCCGGCGGAGTCGATGCGGGCGATGCGCAGGCTGGCCGACCTCGACCTGCTCTTCGCCGAGGAGCTCTGCGCGGCCGACGAAGTGCTCGGCAGGCGCTGGCTGGTCGGCCACCTGGACGTGCCGTTCATCGCCGACGAATCCGCGGTGACCCCGGCCGACATCACCCGCGAGGTGCTCGGCGGCTCGGCGACCGCGATCAGCATCAAGACAGCCCGCACCGGCTTCACCGGTTCGCAGCGCGCGCACCACCTCGCCGAGGGGCTCGGCGTCGAGGTCGTCATGGGCAACCAGATCGACGGTCAACTGGGCACTGCCTGCACGATCGCCTTCGGCGCGGCCCACCAGCGGACCTCGCACCGCGCGGCGGAGCTCTCCAACTTCCTGGACATGACCGACGACCTGCTCACCGAACCGCTGCTGATCACCGACGGCGAGCTGCGGGTCCGGCCCGGTGCCGGGATCGGGGTCGAGATCGATCCCGACAAGCTCGCCCGCTACCGCACCTCGTGA